A window from Pyrococcus kukulkanii encodes these proteins:
- a CDS encoding DUF4411 family protein encodes MTIYVIDTSALIDMARWYPMDRKFFRPIWDKLEVLVNAGKIVAPYEVYRELKSRSDELLEWVQKRRFMFIHPDQGQVNILMRVKAVYDEDYWEREANKAGAWADPWVVTLALHYREVALINDDVMIVTQENKRKRNRIPYIASQFGINSFDVLEFLWDIGIR; translated from the coding sequence TTGACTATATACGTCATCGACACAAGTGCACTAATAGATATGGCCCGATGGTATCCAATGGATAGAAAATTCTTCAGGCCAATTTGGGACAAACTTGAAGTGCTCGTAAATGCTGGTAAAATTGTTGCCCCTTATGAGGTTTATAGAGAACTTAAAAGCAGAAGCGATGAGCTACTTGAATGGGTGCAAAAGAGGAGGTTCATGTTCATTCATCCTGACCAAGGACAAGTGAACATCCTTATGAGAGTGAAGGCTGTTTATGATGAGGACTACTGGGAAAGGGAAGCCAATAAGGCTGGAGCTTGGGCCGATCCTTGGGTAGTTACACTTGCCCTCCATTATAGAGAGGTTGCATTGATAAATGATGATGTAATGATAGTGACCCAAGAAAACAAGAGGAAAAGGAACAGGATTCCTTATATAGCGTCCCAGTTTGGTATTAACTCTTTTGATGTTTTAGAGTTCCTATGGGACATTGGCATTAGATGA
- a CDS encoding helix-turn-helix domain-containing protein: MRGTMVEKIGVLPSTLKKLREGAGLSIEDLARKLRVKPEKILAVESGRDSFTITQLERLADIYKVPLVAFFTTEIIETRKLPDYRINREKKLGQKTAVAIRWARYISESIPNLTGLRSKIPTLQDLPPEALANKLREMLGLAEPSFRSPKEAFNFYRNLIESKFSIGVIQYPLDEDVRAFSIKGSFSVIVLNESDMYSVKVFSLFHELCHLIRGEEGICSIDIDSEISDVERYCDKFAAEFLVPTRYFLKDIGRNPREKDVQIVARKYGVSMQVIMIKLLEVGYITRERYVEFKEKYKPKKGEGGKISWEERYQNRIGNLILEEISKAYRSGEITFYEAADILNIKTKYAEKLLG; this comes from the coding sequence TTGAGAGGAACCATGGTTGAGAAAATTGGTGTCCTGCCCAGTACTTTAAAGAAGCTCAGAGAGGGGGCTGGTTTAAGCATTGAAGATTTAGCTCGTAAGCTCCGTGTAAAGCCTGAGAAAATACTGGCTGTTGAATCTGGGAGGGATAGCTTCACAATTACACAACTCGAGAGACTAGCGGATATATACAAGGTTCCTCTTGTTGCCTTCTTCACAACCGAGATCATCGAAACTCGGAAATTGCCCGATTACAGAATAAATAGGGAAAAGAAGCTTGGGCAGAAAACGGCAGTTGCAATTAGATGGGCGAGATATATTTCAGAGTCCATTCCAAACCTCACTGGATTAAGAAGTAAAATTCCCACGCTCCAGGATCTTCCTCCTGAAGCTCTAGCCAATAAACTTAGAGAGATGTTAGGGCTGGCTGAGCCCTCCTTTAGGAGTCCAAAGGAAGCTTTTAACTTCTATAGGAACTTAATAGAGTCAAAATTTAGTATTGGGGTTATTCAGTATCCCCTTGACGAGGATGTTAGGGCGTTCAGCATAAAGGGATCGTTTTCTGTTATCGTTCTCAATGAGTCAGATATGTATTCAGTCAAAGTGTTCTCGCTATTCCATGAACTTTGTCACCTGATAAGAGGGGAGGAGGGGATTTGTTCTATAGATATTGATTCAGAAATTAGCGACGTGGAGAGATACTGTGATAAGTTCGCTGCGGAATTTTTAGTGCCCACTAGATACTTCCTCAAGGACATCGGGAGGAATCCAAGAGAGAAAGATGTTCAGATCGTTGCAAGGAAGTATGGAGTTAGCATGCAGGTAATCATGATAAAGTTGCTCGAGGTGGGTTACATAACAAGGGAAAGGTACGTCGAATTTAAGGAAAAATATAAACCGAAGAAGGGTGAGGGGGGTAAGATAAGCTGGGAAGAGAGATATCAGAATAGGATTGGTAATTTGATTTTGGAGGAAATAAGCAAAGCATATCGCAGTGGAGAGATAACGTTCTACGAAGCAGCTGACATTCTTAATATTAAAACTAAGTATGCTGAAAAGTTGTTAGGGTGA
- a CDS encoding ATP-binding protein has product MFFNGEKEIDELLRIVRGDPNIVTFVYGPINSGKTALMREFISRLPDNYVAFYVNLRATPVTDYEDFLDVLFSIDVESPVQSLKEALSLVLSAGKEILGIPIPESVLTCVLRGKKPKNAFAYIIKLLGEVKDKGKAPILILNELQVIRDLNVNGPVIYELFNFFVHITKEAHLAHVFVVTSDSLFIEEVYNEAMLQGRSDYLLVDDFDESTTLEFLTSHGLEKRKAKLALEYFGGKPSN; this is encoded by the coding sequence ATGTTCTTTAACGGGGAAAAGGAAATTGATGAGTTGCTCAGGATTGTGAGAGGAGATCCAAATATAGTAACGTTCGTTTATGGGCCAATAAACAGCGGTAAAACTGCCCTCATGCGAGAATTCATAAGCAGGCTTCCGGATAATTATGTAGCGTTTTATGTTAATCTCAGAGCCACACCGGTCACAGATTATGAGGACTTTCTTGACGTCTTGTTCTCAATAGACGTTGAATCCCCTGTTCAAAGCCTTAAGGAAGCTTTGTCCCTAGTTCTATCTGCGGGCAAGGAAATTTTAGGCATTCCAATCCCCGAAAGTGTCCTAACGTGCGTATTGAGGGGGAAGAAGCCAAAGAATGCCTTTGCCTACATCATAAAGTTGCTGGGGGAGGTTAAGGATAAAGGGAAGGCGCCCATTTTAATACTTAACGAACTTCAGGTCATTAGGGATTTGAATGTTAATGGACCCGTAATTTATGAACTCTTTAACTTCTTTGTTCACATAACTAAAGAGGCCCACTTAGCCCACGTTTTCGTAGTAACCTCGGACAGCCTATTTATCGAGGAAGTTTACAACGAAGCCATGCTTCAGGGGAGATCTGATTATCTCCTTGTCGATGACTTTGATGAAAGCACTACCTTGGAATTTCTAACTTCGCACGGATTAGAAAAGAGGAAAGCAAAGCTTGCACTGGAATACTTTGGGGGCAAGCCTTCTAATTGA
- a CDS encoding DUF257 family protein, whose translation MRLREFLESLNEGMILIEYQPSDHPERAFLEVLRFFKGKDVTPVVVDIKDSLQVFIQQLKLQGFEIEADDLKVIKEGGRVTVGELIGKIDEFEDFTHHIGKYWEIYKKISSEKRKMLIILGLHKFLNQIKPDITKIEAYFEVIGRRHLQESGRVAFLFLNIGASSTYFRKGLEEVADCVLRIDKYQNVLVR comes from the coding sequence ATGAGACTTAGGGAATTCCTTGAGAGTCTTAATGAGGGCATGATTCTCATCGAATACCAACCAAGTGACCATCCTGAAAGAGCTTTTCTTGAGGTACTCAGGTTCTTCAAGGGAAAAGATGTAACACCAGTAGTTGTAGACATCAAAGATTCCCTCCAGGTGTTTATCCAGCAACTTAAATTGCAAGGATTTGAAATTGAAGCGGATGATTTGAAAGTAATTAAAGAAGGAGGAAGGGTAACTGTTGGAGAGCTAATTGGAAAGATAGATGAGTTTGAGGACTTTACGCATCACATCGGCAAGTACTGGGAGATCTACAAGAAAATTTCAAGCGAGAAGAGGAAAATGCTAATCATCCTGGGCCTTCACAAGTTCTTGAATCAGATAAAGCCAGACATTACAAAGATCGAAGCGTACTTTGAAGTGATAGGAAGGAGGCACTTACAAGAGTCAGGGAGAGTTGCATTTCTCTTTCTCAACATAGGTGCATCGTCAACATACTTCAGGAAGGGGCTCGAAGAGGTTGCAGACTGCGTTTTGAGGATAGACAAATACCAAAACGTGCTCGTTAGGTGA
- a CDS encoding DUF257 family protein, whose translation MEIEEYVRLAKPGEIVLVEYSSLSPYPEVFYKIGEGRWERLVVTDFLDSGLHVIRWLKFSGKEIPTEKIKRIKVGGSSRWGKIILDMDPYKDPVVLMINFFKTLVSTYKEVPGAIAVTLNHEKLLARYDYDPYLLNEVLAVPTTLIGNPLRTAFVFMNYELTEKRYLALFEEIATRVLRVEGDGTVKVLKSINLEEEGLEMKVVK comes from the coding sequence ATGGAGATTGAGGAGTACGTTAGATTAGCCAAACCTGGAGAGATAGTATTAGTGGAGTACTCCTCACTATCCCCCTACCCAGAGGTATTCTACAAAATCGGGGAAGGAAGATGGGAAAGGCTTGTGGTAACTGACTTTCTTGACTCTGGACTTCACGTGATTAGATGGTTAAAATTCTCAGGTAAAGAAATCCCCACGGAGAAGATAAAAAGAATTAAAGTTGGTGGTTCCTCTAGGTGGGGCAAAATAATACTCGATATGGATCCGTACAAGGATCCAGTAGTTTTAATGATAAACTTCTTCAAGACACTTGTATCAACTTACAAAGAAGTCCCAGGAGCGATAGCAGTTACATTAAACCATGAAAAGCTCCTCGCAAGGTACGATTATGATCCCTACCTTCTCAACGAAGTTCTCGCAGTACCAACAACGCTCATAGGCAATCCTCTAAGGACTGCATTCGTCTTCATGAACTATGAACTGACTGAGAAAAGGTACCTTGCGCTCTTTGAGGAGATAGCTACAAGGGTCTTAAGGGTAGAAGGCGATGGAACTGTCAAAGTCCTTAAATCGATAAACCTTGAAGAGGAAGGCCTCGAAATGAAGGTGGTAAAATGA
- a CDS encoding MDR/zinc-dependent alcohol dehydrogenase-like family protein — protein MKALVLHKPGEIKLEEVEDPAPDKGWVRIRVKRAGICGTDKAFYKGTYVPPKLPLIPGHEIAGIVDEAPGMEHLEGMKVTTEINVNCEKCWYCKHGMPTHCPYRETIGISIDGGMAEYVLTKPHLLHSIEGLSWGEGAFVEPLAAVVEMLEMQPLKPSDRVAILGVGTIGLLSAQLIRLITPNVVAIAREDSPKRKIAEKFVDVITVEEAREYAKSKTPEGQGFDYVVEATGSPNALNLALELVRPRGVIAAKSTHGAQVSFDYTLMVVKEVRIVGSRCGPFEKAIDLIRSGMIKVKPLITSTFKLDDGVEAFKKSFNREEIKVQLTP, from the coding sequence ATGAAAGCTCTCGTTCTCCATAAACCGGGGGAGATAAAGCTTGAAGAAGTTGAGGATCCAGCTCCCGATAAAGGGTGGGTTAGAATCCGAGTAAAGAGGGCAGGGATCTGCGGAACAGACAAGGCTTTCTACAAGGGAACGTACGTTCCACCAAAGTTACCCCTTATTCCTGGACATGAGATCGCCGGAATAGTTGACGAGGCCCCAGGAATGGAGCACCTCGAAGGGATGAAAGTCACAACTGAAATAAACGTCAACTGCGAGAAGTGCTGGTATTGTAAACACGGAATGCCTACACACTGCCCGTACAGGGAAACAATAGGGATCAGCATTGATGGTGGAATGGCGGAGTATGTTCTGACTAAACCTCACCTCCTTCACAGCATAGAAGGTTTATCCTGGGGAGAGGGGGCTTTTGTTGAGCCCTTGGCCGCGGTAGTTGAGATGCTCGAAATGCAACCGCTAAAACCCTCGGATAGGGTTGCCATCCTGGGAGTAGGAACCATAGGTCTTCTCTCTGCCCAACTTATCAGGCTGATAACTCCTAACGTCGTTGCAATAGCAAGGGAAGATTCCCCGAAAAGGAAGATAGCGGAGAAGTTCGTTGATGTCATTACGGTTGAGGAGGCAAGGGAATACGCGAAGAGCAAAACGCCAGAAGGACAGGGGTTTGACTACGTGGTGGAGGCCACAGGAAGCCCTAATGCCCTTAACTTGGCCTTGGAGCTTGTGAGGCCAAGGGGAGTTATCGCAGCTAAGTCCACTCATGGAGCTCAGGTAAGCTTCGACTACACCCTCATGGTTGTTAAAGAGGTTAGGATAGTAGGGAGCAGGTGTGGACCATTTGAGAAGGCAATTGACCTTATAAGATCAGGCATGATTAAGGTCAAACCTCTGATTACCTCAACTTTCAAGCTTGATGATGGTGTTGAGGCGTTTAAAAAGAGTTTTAATAGGGAAGAAATAAAAGTTCAGCTTACTCCTTGA
- a CDS encoding ABC transporter permease: MIGDILNILSNTLFSMVPLTLAAVGEIITEKAGVVNIGLEGIFMLSAFTSTVVTFYTGNPYLGLLLGLLVGALAGVLHGVISVYLKGDQIIAGVGFNSFAYGISLLSLVALWHGHGSSPRVNKIVTLSFGDFSFSPLAVVAILVGILAWWWLEKTPSGLKLRACGEDPKAAEAMGVNVYRTRFYATVIGGALTGLGGAYLVVGWIGQFTKFISAGRGFIALANVAFSNWNPLMAIVGGLIFGFFDALSIYIPIKIQGMTGRVITAESNLFRTIPYVATLVIVAIIMKKVKTPRALGKPYIKE, from the coding sequence ATGATCGGTGACATCCTTAACATCCTCTCAAACACGCTCTTTTCGATGGTTCCCCTAACTTTGGCTGCGGTGGGTGAGATAATAACTGAAAAGGCAGGGGTTGTTAACATTGGGCTTGAGGGTATATTCATGCTTTCCGCGTTCACATCCACGGTTGTCACGTTTTATACAGGAAATCCTTACCTTGGCCTGCTCCTTGGTTTATTGGTTGGAGCCTTGGCTGGCGTGTTGCATGGGGTGATAAGTGTTTACCTTAAGGGTGACCAGATAATCGCTGGCGTTGGTTTCAATTCCTTCGCCTATGGAATTAGTCTCCTCTCATTGGTTGCATTATGGCATGGCCATGGTTCATCTCCAAGGGTTAATAAAATCGTAACGCTGTCATTTGGCGACTTTTCATTTTCTCCCCTTGCCGTTGTGGCGATATTGGTAGGAATCCTAGCATGGTGGTGGCTTGAAAAAACGCCTAGCGGTTTGAAACTTAGAGCTTGTGGTGAAGATCCCAAGGCCGCAGAGGCGATGGGAGTGAACGTTTACAGGACAAGATTTTACGCCACGGTAATTGGAGGGGCACTTACGGGACTGGGCGGAGCATACTTAGTGGTTGGTTGGATCGGACAGTTCACCAAGTTCATTTCTGCTGGAAGGGGCTTTATAGCCTTGGCGAACGTTGCATTTAGTAACTGGAATCCATTAATGGCGATAGTTGGTGGTTTGATCTTTGGCTTCTTCGATGCCTTATCGATATACATCCCAATAAAGATCCAGGGGATGACTGGAAGGGTAATAACGGCAGAATCAAACCTCTTCAGAACGATTCCTTATGTGGCCACGTTGGTAATAGTAGCGATAATAATGAAGAAAGTTAAGACCCCAAGAGCCCTTGGAAAACCGTACATCAAGGAGTAA
- a CDS encoding ABC transporter permease — MSRHEVIIEVSISLLIAFATGALVLAILGFNPGEVYSVLFKYGYSNLNYLLSKSAPYIMTGLAFSIPAIAGVFNIGGESQLYVGAFLGLLTAYYTGNPILALIVGALAGGALALFIALLRVYRGINEVITAIMVNWIFYYLLAYLIAGKFYNPQYSHESVPVPPSARIPSLATFVIAVAVALAYYYLLYFTDLGYKLRVSGISPASARYAGFEPAKSVLTSMLLAGIAAGLGGALLVLGITYSIDDTLTAIYGIGFMGIGIGLLGRNHPIGIIFSSIFMSGLVIGGQWVELKTGAPPELADTLIGVIVIALAVPYAYSMLVRKIRREAK; from the coding sequence ATGTCAAGGCATGAGGTAATCATTGAGGTTTCAATTTCGCTCCTAATCGCGTTTGCCACTGGTGCATTAGTTTTGGCAATCCTAGGCTTTAACCCCGGTGAAGTGTATTCAGTCTTGTTCAAGTATGGATATAGCAACTTGAACTACCTCTTGAGCAAGAGTGCTCCCTATATAATGACTGGTTTAGCCTTCTCAATTCCAGCCATTGCAGGGGTTTTTAACATAGGTGGGGAAAGTCAGCTATATGTTGGGGCCTTCTTGGGACTGTTAACTGCGTACTACACTGGGAATCCTATATTGGCCTTGATAGTTGGAGCATTAGCTGGGGGAGCATTAGCACTTTTTATAGCTTTATTAAGAGTTTATAGGGGGATAAATGAGGTAATAACGGCGATAATGGTTAACTGGATATTCTATTACCTCCTCGCATATCTGATAGCTGGTAAGTTCTACAATCCCCAGTACTCTCATGAATCCGTTCCCGTCCCTCCAAGCGCAAGGATACCATCGCTTGCGACCTTCGTCATAGCAGTTGCCGTAGCGCTGGCTTATTACTATCTGCTGTACTTCACTGACCTTGGTTATAAACTGAGGGTCTCCGGAATATCCCCCGCATCGGCAAGATACGCTGGCTTTGAGCCTGCAAAGTCGGTTCTAACGTCGATGTTACTTGCGGGAATCGCTGCGGGACTTGGAGGTGCTCTTTTGGTTCTTGGCATAACGTACAGCATAGATGACACCTTAACCGCTATTTACGGAATAGGTTTCATGGGAATTGGGATAGGTCTCCTGGGGAGGAATCATCCAATTGGGATAATATTCTCCTCAATATTTATGTCCGGCCTCGTGATAGGAGGACAGTGGGTGGAACTTAAGACGGGAGCCCCTCCAGAACTTGCCGATACGTTAATAGGTGTCATAGTTATCGCGTTGGCCGTTCCTTATGCCTACTCTATGCTTGTGAGAAAGATTAGGAGGGAAGCAAAATGA
- a CDS encoding ABC transporter ATP-binding protein, producing MHAVEMRDIVKVYPDGVVALKGVNLTVEQGEIHGLLGENGAGKSTLMRILYGEIKPTRGTIKIFGEEVNFTGPWDAIKKGIAMVYQHFTLVPTFTVLENLYLAMLSLNPKVTIDEVEKMAKEKMKELNFEVPLNEVVEELPVGVQQRVEILKALLSNAKILILDEPTSVLTPIETEDLFRTLRKLKESGITVIFITHKLREVKEITDRVTVLRRGEVVGVAETSKVSERDLARMMVQRDVVMEITKKPPTPGEVLLKVEDLWVKDDRGLDAVKGVSLEVRAGEIVGIAGVQGNGQRELAEALAGIRVAEKGKITLLGEDITNLPADERYKLGLAYVPDSRKVGLVYDMNIVENVVLTNLDRVTSTRRILWRKASELAGRIVKEFEVLVPSLNTPVKHLSGGNQQKIMVGREIIREPKVFIVSEPTQGLDVGATEFIRKTILKLRDEGKAILLISTDLDEILQLSDKIAVIYEGRIMAFDKSEEFTLEKLGLLMGGVNVKA from the coding sequence ATGCATGCCGTTGAGATGAGGGATATCGTTAAGGTTTATCCCGATGGTGTCGTTGCCTTAAAGGGTGTCAACTTAACAGTAGAACAGGGAGAGATCCATGGTCTTCTTGGGGAAAATGGGGCAGGTAAGTCCACGCTTATGAGGATTCTCTATGGAGAAATAAAGCCTACAAGAGGCACGATAAAAATATTTGGAGAGGAAGTTAACTTTACTGGGCCCTGGGATGCCATAAAAAAAGGTATTGCAATGGTCTACCAGCACTTCACACTTGTTCCAACTTTTACGGTTCTCGAGAACTTGTACTTGGCAATGCTTTCCCTAAATCCAAAGGTTACAATAGACGAAGTTGAAAAGATGGCAAAAGAAAAAATGAAGGAGTTAAACTTTGAAGTTCCCCTTAATGAAGTCGTTGAAGAACTCCCGGTTGGCGTTCAACAAAGGGTTGAGATACTAAAGGCCCTCCTTTCAAATGCTAAGATCTTGATCTTGGATGAACCTACCTCCGTTTTGACACCGATAGAGACCGAGGATCTCTTTAGGACACTAAGGAAGCTTAAGGAAAGCGGAATAACGGTGATTTTTATCACCCATAAACTCAGAGAAGTAAAGGAGATAACGGATAGAGTTACCGTGCTGAGGAGGGGAGAAGTCGTTGGCGTTGCCGAAACATCAAAGGTTTCTGAGAGGGATCTCGCTAGAATGATGGTTCAGAGAGACGTTGTAATGGAGATAACTAAGAAGCCCCCAACCCCAGGAGAAGTCCTTCTTAAGGTTGAGGACCTTTGGGTGAAGGATGATAGGGGATTAGATGCAGTGAAAGGTGTTTCGTTAGAGGTCAGGGCTGGGGAGATAGTTGGAATAGCTGGGGTTCAAGGAAATGGTCAGAGGGAACTCGCCGAGGCATTGGCCGGAATAAGGGTTGCGGAAAAGGGTAAGATTACCCTTTTAGGTGAGGATATAACTAATCTCCCGGCCGATGAAAGGTATAAATTAGGGCTGGCTTACGTTCCAGATTCAAGGAAGGTTGGTCTCGTGTACGATATGAACATAGTTGAGAACGTCGTCCTAACGAACCTCGATAGGGTGACATCTACAAGGAGGATTCTCTGGAGAAAGGCTTCCGAATTAGCGGGACGGATAGTTAAGGAGTTTGAAGTGCTAGTTCCTTCCTTGAATACTCCGGTTAAGCATCTGAGCGGAGGTAATCAGCAGAAGATAATGGTTGGTAGGGAAATCATTAGAGAGCCTAAGGTCTTCATAGTCTCTGAACCCACCCAGGGACTTGACGTAGGGGCTACTGAATTCATTAGGAAAACGATATTAAAGTTGAGGGATGAAGGCAAGGCCATTCTGCTTATCTCTACGGACCTTGACGAGATACTTCAATTGAGCGATAAGATAGCCGTTATCTACGAGGGTAGGATAATGGCTTTTGATAAGAGTGAAGAGTTCACGCTTGAAAAACTTGGGCTCCTAATGGGTGGTGTCAATGTCAAGGCATGA
- a CDS encoding BMP family lipoprotein produces MKKVALLVVGLFLVAIVSGCIGGGTTTTGGPTTTEKSTSTQEQTQTQEQTQTQQTKKVKVAILFDVGGRGDLSFNDMAYLGAERAKKELGVEVEYMTPKSVNDMVPLLEQLAQSGEYDLLVLVGFLWTDPLNKVADKYPDQKFALIDSTTGKVRPNEVDILFREQEVAALMGVIASGMAYELGGDTIGAVAGMDIPPLWKFHIGYLFGAKYFEKKTGKPVKLLWQYTGTFGDTQVGYNTAMQLLQQGAKVLYGLAGLTHVGMFNAIIDWNEQGKGKALAMGQDASQEWYAPKYIPISGAKRVDVAVYDAIKMVVDGTWKGGIITLGLKENGVGYWDLEGVRQFAEFAAEAGKLKGMTPDDVVRIVKEEREKYIKPNVWDIVNELAEKIKNGEIVFKTPKTHEEYEQIIKELQKGNLNAALEKGSVE; encoded by the coding sequence ATGAAGAAAGTGGCCTTATTAGTTGTTGGTCTCTTCCTTGTTGCAATAGTTAGCGGGTGTATTGGAGGTGGAACAACGACCACTGGAGGACCAACCACAACTGAAAAAAGCACGTCAACCCAGGAGCAAACCCAAACTCAAGAACAGACTCAAACTCAACAGACAAAAAAGGTAAAGGTAGCTATTCTCTTTGACGTTGGAGGTAGGGGTGACTTAAGCTTTAACGATATGGCGTACCTTGGGGCTGAAAGGGCGAAGAAGGAGCTCGGCGTCGAAGTAGAATACATGACCCCAAAGTCAGTAAATGACATGGTTCCTCTCCTCGAGCAACTTGCTCAGAGCGGGGAATATGATCTTCTCGTTCTCGTTGGCTTCCTTTGGACTGATCCACTAAACAAGGTCGCCGACAAATATCCTGATCAGAAGTTCGCATTGATAGATTCAACTACCGGAAAGGTAAGGCCAAATGAAGTCGATATACTGTTCAGGGAGCAGGAAGTTGCTGCCCTAATGGGCGTGATTGCCTCGGGAATGGCCTACGAACTTGGTGGCGATACTATTGGTGCGGTTGCTGGAATGGATATTCCCCCGCTTTGGAAGTTCCACATTGGTTACCTCTTCGGGGCTAAGTACTTTGAGAAGAAGACTGGAAAGCCAGTAAAGTTACTTTGGCAGTACACTGGAACGTTTGGAGATACTCAGGTTGGATACAACACGGCGATGCAACTCCTTCAGCAGGGTGCAAAGGTTCTCTATGGATTAGCTGGTTTAACTCACGTTGGAATGTTTAACGCTATAATTGACTGGAACGAGCAGGGCAAGGGTAAGGCCCTCGCAATGGGTCAGGATGCTAGTCAAGAATGGTACGCACCAAAGTACATTCCGATAAGCGGTGCAAAGAGAGTTGATGTGGCCGTGTACGATGCCATAAAGATGGTCGTGGATGGTACTTGGAAGGGCGGAATAATAACCCTTGGGCTCAAGGAAAACGGGGTTGGCTATTGGGATCTTGAGGGGGTTAGGCAGTTTGCGGAATTCGCGGCTGAGGCAGGGAAGCTTAAGGGAATGACTCCAGATGACGTCGTTAGGATCGTTAAGGAGGAAAGGGAGAAGTACATCAAGCCGAACGTTTGGGATATCGTCAATGAACTTGCAGAGAAGATAAAGAATGGTGAGATAGTCTTTAAGACCCCGAAGACTCATGAGGAGTACGAGCAGATCATTAAGGAGCTTCAAAAGGGTAACTTAAATGCGGCCCTTGAGAAGGGTTCCGTTGAGTGA
- a CDS encoding aspartate/glutamate racemase family protein — protein MKRIGIIGGTTPESTCYYYRKYIEISREKFEKYVYPELIIYSINFKEFFQNPEGWEGRKRILINAAKALERAGAELIAFSANTPHIVFDDVQKEVNVPMVSIIDAVAEEVKRRGVKKVLLLGTKTTMTADFYINALKEKGVEVVVPNDEEKEELNRIIFEELAFENLKSKDWIVNLIEKYAKEEGIEGVILGCTELPLAIKQGDVSIEVFDSAEIHMRKLIELASQD, from the coding sequence ATGAAGAGGATAGGCATTATCGGGGGAACAACACCAGAGTCAACCTGTTATTATTACAGGAAGTACATAGAGATAAGCAGGGAGAAGTTCGAGAAGTACGTTTACCCTGAGCTGATAATCTACTCAATAAACTTCAAGGAGTTCTTCCAGAACCCTGAAGGCTGGGAGGGTAGGAAGAGAATTCTCATAAACGCGGCAAAGGCTCTTGAGAGGGCTGGAGCTGAGCTTATAGCTTTCTCCGCAAATACCCCCCACATAGTGTTTGATGACGTTCAGAAAGAGGTAAACGTTCCGATGGTGAGCATAATAGATGCGGTGGCTGAAGAAGTCAAAAGGAGGGGCGTGAAGAAGGTTCTTTTGCTTGGAACTAAGACTACGATGACGGCTGACTTCTACATAAACGCCCTGAAGGAGAAGGGGGTTGAAGTTGTTGTCCCAAACGACGAGGAGAAGGAAGAGCTGAACAGGATAATCTTTGAAGAGCTGGCCTTTGAGAACCTCAAGAGCAAAGACTGGATAGTTAACCTCATCGAGAAGTACGCTAAGGAGGAAGGCATCGAGGGAGTAATCCTGGGGTGTACCGAGCTACCGCTGGCAATAAAGCAGGGTGATGTAAGCATTGAGGTCTTTGATTCCGCTGAGATCCACATGAGGAAGCTCATTGAATTGGCTTCCCAGGATTAA
- a CDS encoding protein-tyrosine phosphatase family protein has product MQVRFIDDNVAFGRMPYPDEIDELKEEFDAFVILVEDFELAYDLEMLKDGDVLHSPIPDFTAPSLDQLIDILRWIEEKVREGKKVFIHCYGGSGRSGTVAVAWLMYRHGLSLRESLRKVRLLKPSAVETEDQLEVLKDLERWIKCNQG; this is encoded by the coding sequence ATGCAGGTAAGGTTCATTGATGACAACGTGGCATTTGGAAGGATGCCCTATCCAGATGAAATAGATGAACTGAAGGAGGAGTTTGATGCTTTCGTGATTTTGGTGGAGGACTTTGAGTTGGCTTATGATCTTGAGATGCTTAAAGATGGAGACGTTTTGCACTCTCCCATTCCCGACTTTACGGCACCATCATTAGATCAGCTCATTGATATTTTAAGGTGGATAGAGGAGAAGGTGAGGGAAGGGAAGAAGGTGTTCATCCACTGCTACGGAGGAAGCGGAAGGAGTGGAACTGTAGCTGTGGCTTGGTTGATGTACAGGCATGGATTAAGCCTTAGAGAATCTCTTAGGAAGGTCAGATTGCTTAAACCGAGTGCCGTTGAGACCGAGGATCAGCTTGAAGTTCTTAAGGATTTAGAAAGGTGGATAAAATGCAACCAAGGATAA